A window of Raineyella sp. W15-4 contains these coding sequences:
- the nudC gene encoding NAD(+) diphosphatase gives MIDWSAASILDRSEEHRDDAGWVEQQWRSPDAVLLPVGPGGRLPVGPGPALRFAPTAGDLDPATTHLLGVAAGRPVFCRVVDEVTGETATVREIGHRLAEDQADVAFCATSLANWHRIEPRCTACGALTDPRRAGLMRHCPECGRDTWPRTDPAVIVAVTNAADEILLAHQPVWAAGRVSVLAGFVETGESLEQAIHREILEESGIRLGDLCYVASQPWPYPRSLMLGFRAAAVTTRITVDAEELAWGRWFGRADVRAGWADGSLVLPPRSSIARRLIEDWLGEDGQGPLERVPA, from the coding sequence GTGATCGACTGGTCAGCCGCGAGCATCCTGGACCGCAGCGAGGAGCACCGGGACGACGCCGGGTGGGTGGAACAGCAGTGGCGATCACCGGACGCGGTGCTGCTGCCGGTCGGCCCGGGCGGCCGACTGCCCGTCGGACCGGGCCCCGCACTGCGCTTCGCGCCGACCGCAGGAGACCTGGACCCCGCGACGACGCACCTGCTCGGCGTGGCCGCCGGCCGACCGGTCTTCTGCCGGGTCGTCGACGAGGTGACGGGCGAGACGGCAACCGTCCGCGAGATCGGTCACCGGCTCGCCGAGGACCAGGCCGACGTCGCCTTCTGCGCCACCTCGCTCGCCAACTGGCATCGGATCGAGCCCCGCTGCACCGCCTGCGGCGCCCTCACCGACCCGCGCCGCGCGGGCCTGATGCGGCACTGCCCGGAGTGCGGCCGGGACACCTGGCCGCGCACCGACCCGGCCGTCATCGTCGCGGTGACGAACGCCGCCGACGAGATCCTGCTGGCCCACCAGCCGGTCTGGGCGGCCGGCCGGGTGTCGGTGCTGGCGGGCTTCGTCGAGACCGGGGAATCCCTGGAACAGGCGATCCACCGGGAGATCCTCGAAGAATCGGGGATCCGGCTGGGCGACCTGTGCTATGTCGCCAGCCAGCCCTGGCCCTATCCCCGGTCCCTGATGCTGGGCTTCCGGGCTGCCGCGGTGACCACCCGGATCACCGTCGACGCCGAGGAACTGGCCTGGGGCCGGTGGTTCGGCCGGGCGGACGTCCGCGCCGGATGGGCCGATGGCAGCCTGGTGCTGCCGCCGCGCTCCTCGATCGCCCGCCGGCTGATCGAGGACTGGCTCGGCGAGGACGGGCAGGGACCGCTGGAACGCGTCCCGGCCTGA
- a CDS encoding ATP-dependent DNA helicase: MTAVDGPTLCRLVGIPFSDEQLAAIMAPLEPGVIIAGAGTGKTTVMAARVVWLVASGLVRPDQVLGLTFTRRAARELATRIRVSLDGAGLLGTAEESAGATVATYDSFAGMLSAEHGPRLGVEGDLRLVDDAELHALADRVVAGGRIAAPGLAELSVATVVERVVALSGEMLANGVSTEQLLDQCRTFRAELEAAPQYRGRPYKDVTDALGVDRTRRELVGFVGDLWAAKAREGVVEFADRTALAARLATEVAGVGRRLREEFRVVLLDEYQDTSAAQTSMLAGLFSGPDPASGRGFPVTAVGDPLQAIYEWRGAAVGTIAGFPTRFPATDGAPARRFTLRTNRRSGTAILAVANEVSAPLRAAGGPACPEALVGPDRAEPGEVTVHRALSWDDELDHVVRTLLEEHQRGVAWADIAVLGRRRADLAVLHRVLDDAGVPAALVGLGGLLELPECAQVIAVLRLLHDVTDNRSAVTVLAGPRWRLGHRDLAALAHRARLLAGEGEDLCLLDAVDDPGPGELSAEARERVSALSVELARLRRHAGDPIGELVARVVRATGIVPELLADRGPDGARQLDALIEAVEEYGSRRAAAGLAGLLAWFDAEIRVGRGIEQAPPPARDAVTLLTVHASKGLEWDVVLLPAVVDGVFPSTPTPADWTRSAQVLPFELRGDADGLPHPVEVTRKGLQQWRDELKDLARDGERRLGYVAVSRARHRLHVSGHHWHPDTVGERRESPFLRAARTVLGQPEEVPEGAKTANPYAERAREDTLPSGPGVGPGPGIGPGGVDLEASRELAVAVDRWRATLAGGGRPVPATDADSAARAARWRAESDRIIARLRARRSPADVERPGRLSVTEIVRGIADPEALRAQVRRPMPVQPSRRATLGTRFHAWVEDRFRHQGTLDVRFEEGLEGEEGIAVGRQRSAADDTMLAEFELLCRAFEAGRFADRQPLALELPFGLSLGGRLVRGRIDAVYRQPAGAGTDYLVVDWKTHRGGAADPLQLALYRLAAAWAYGVGVDRVAAGFYYVRHDRFDLVEDLPVVDELVADVSRLTAVLGRD; the protein is encoded by the coding sequence ATGACGGCGGTCGACGGTCCGACGCTGTGCCGGCTGGTCGGGATCCCGTTCTCCGACGAGCAACTCGCCGCGATCATGGCACCCCTGGAACCCGGCGTGATCATCGCCGGGGCCGGCACCGGCAAGACGACGGTGATGGCGGCGCGGGTGGTCTGGCTGGTCGCCTCCGGACTGGTCCGGCCCGACCAGGTGCTGGGACTGACCTTCACCCGGCGGGCCGCGCGGGAACTGGCGACCCGCATCCGGGTCTCGCTGGACGGCGCCGGCCTGCTCGGGACGGCCGAGGAGTCCGCCGGGGCGACGGTGGCGACGTACGACTCCTTCGCCGGGATGCTGTCCGCCGAGCACGGGCCCCGACTCGGGGTGGAGGGCGACCTGCGCCTCGTCGACGACGCCGAGCTCCATGCCCTGGCCGACCGGGTGGTCGCCGGCGGCCGGATCGCGGCCCCCGGACTCGCCGAGCTGTCGGTGGCCACCGTCGTCGAACGGGTGGTGGCGCTGAGCGGGGAGATGCTGGCCAACGGGGTGTCGACCGAGCAGCTGCTCGACCAGTGCCGGACCTTCCGGGCCGAGCTCGAGGCGGCGCCGCAGTACCGGGGCAGGCCGTACAAGGACGTGACGGACGCGCTCGGGGTGGACCGGACCCGACGGGAGCTGGTCGGCTTCGTCGGCGACCTGTGGGCGGCCAAGGCCCGCGAGGGGGTGGTCGAGTTCGCCGACCGGACGGCCCTGGCGGCCCGGCTGGCGACCGAGGTCGCGGGGGTCGGCCGGCGATTGCGCGAGGAGTTCCGGGTGGTGCTGCTGGACGAGTACCAGGACACCTCCGCCGCCCAGACCAGCATGCTCGCCGGCCTGTTCTCCGGGCCCGACCCGGCCTCCGGGCGGGGATTCCCGGTGACCGCCGTCGGCGATCCGCTGCAGGCGATCTACGAGTGGCGGGGGGCGGCCGTCGGCACCATCGCCGGGTTCCCCACCCGGTTCCCGGCCACCGACGGCGCGCCGGCGCGGCGGTTCACCCTGCGGACGAACCGCCGCTCGGGCACCGCGATCCTGGCAGTCGCCAACGAGGTCTCCGCGCCGCTGCGCGCCGCGGGCGGGCCTGCCTGCCCCGAGGCCCTGGTCGGCCCGGACCGGGCCGAGCCCGGTGAGGTCACCGTGCACCGGGCGCTCAGTTGGGACGACGAGCTGGACCACGTCGTCCGGACCCTCCTCGAGGAGCACCAGCGGGGGGTCGCCTGGGCCGACATCGCCGTGCTGGGACGGCGCCGGGCGGATCTCGCCGTCCTGCACCGGGTCCTGGACGACGCCGGCGTCCCGGCGGCGCTGGTCGGGCTGGGGGGCCTGCTGGAGCTGCCCGAATGCGCCCAGGTGATCGCCGTCCTCCGGCTGCTCCACGACGTGACCGACAACCGATCCGCGGTGACCGTGCTCGCCGGGCCCCGCTGGCGTCTCGGCCACCGTGACCTGGCCGCGCTGGCGCACCGCGCCCGCCTGCTGGCCGGTGAGGGAGAGGACCTCTGCCTGCTGGATGCAGTGGACGATCCGGGCCCCGGGGAGCTGTCCGCCGAGGCCCGGGAACGGGTCTCGGCCCTCTCTGTGGAGCTGGCACGGCTGCGCCGTCACGCCGGGGACCCGATCGGTGAACTGGTCGCCCGGGTGGTCCGTGCCACCGGGATCGTCCCGGAACTGCTGGCGGACCGGGGGCCGGACGGTGCCCGTCAGCTGGACGCCCTGATCGAGGCCGTCGAGGAGTACGGCTCGCGGCGCGCCGCCGCCGGGCTGGCCGGCCTGCTGGCCTGGTTCGACGCCGAGATCCGGGTCGGGCGGGGCATCGAACAGGCCCCGCCGCCCGCCCGGGACGCGGTCACCCTGTTGACCGTGCACGCCTCGAAGGGTCTGGAGTGGGACGTGGTCCTGCTGCCCGCCGTGGTCGACGGGGTCTTCCCCAGCACCCCGACACCGGCCGACTGGACCCGGTCGGCGCAGGTGCTGCCGTTCGAGCTGCGTGGGGACGCCGACGGCCTGCCCCACCCGGTGGAGGTGACCCGGAAAGGCCTGCAGCAGTGGCGCGACGAGCTCAAGGACCTCGCCCGTGACGGGGAGCGACGCCTCGGCTACGTTGCGGTCTCCCGGGCCCGGCACCGGCTGCATGTCTCCGGCCATCACTGGCACCCGGACACCGTGGGCGAGCGACGCGAATCGCCGTTCCTCCGCGCCGCCCGGACCGTGCTGGGACAGCCCGAGGAGGTGCCGGAGGGGGCGAAGACGGCCAACCCGTATGCCGAGCGGGCACGGGAGGACACCCTCCCGTCCGGGCCCGGCGTCGGGCCCGGGCCCGGCATCGGGCCCGGCGGCGTCGACCTGGAGGCCAGCCGCGAGCTCGCCGTGGCGGTGGACCGGTGGCGGGCCACCCTCGCCGGCGGTGGCCGGCCGGTGCCGGCAACGGACGCCGACAGCGCTGCCCGGGCGGCCCGCTGGCGTGCGGAGAGCGACCGGATCATCGCCCGGCTGCGGGCCCGCCGCTCCCCGGCCGACGTCGAGCGGCCCGGCCGGCTCTCGGTGACCGAGATCGTCCGGGGCATCGCCGACCCGGAGGCGCTGCGCGCGCAGGTGCGCCGCCCGATGCCCGTCCAGCCGTCGCGGCGGGCGACCCTGGGCACCCGGTTCCATGCCTGGGTGGAGGACCGGTTCCGCCACCAGGGCACGCTCGACGTCCGCTTCGAGGAAGGGCTCGAGGGGGAGGAGGGGATCGCCGTCGGGCGGCAGCGGTCGGCCGCCGACGACACGATGCTGGCCGAGTTCGAGCTGCTGTGCCGGGCGTTCGAGGCGGGCCGGTTCGCCGACCGCCAGCCGCTGGCTCTCGAGCTGCCGTTCGGCCTTTCCCTCGGCGGACGGCTGGTGCGCGGCCGGATCGACGCCGTCTACCGGCAGCCGGCCGGGGCGGGCACCGACTACCTGGTGGTCGACTGGAAGACCCACCGCGGCGGGGCGGCCGACCCGTTGCAGCTGGCCCTCTACCGGCTGGCGGCGGCGTGGGCGTACGGGGTCGGGGTGGACCGGGTCGCCGCCGGCTTCTACTACGTCCGCCACGACCGGTTCGACCTCGTCGAGGACCTCCCGGTCGTCGACGAACTGGTCGCCGACGTGTCCCGGCTCACCGCCGTCCTGGGCCGGGATTAG